In Flexistipes sp., the following are encoded in one genomic region:
- a CDS encoding ABC transporter permease translates to MVRNRIFRGINKYLLFYTGLFIVLFFIIVAVFAPYISPYDPTAVHLSNVLAPPSSQHFFGTDELGRDVFSRVVYGARISISVGFVAVGISVVIGLIFGLLAGYFGKFVDTIIMRFVDIMLCFPAFFLILAVITFLEPSVYNVMIVIGLTSWMGVTRLVRAETMSIKTRDYVTAARLQDLTYTKILIKYILPNVVTPVFVAATLGVAGAILTESALSFLGLGVQPPTPSWGNILTAGKDNITFAWWLSVFPGLAIFVTVLGYNLLGEGLRDILDPKIAKK, encoded by the coding sequence ATGGTAAGAAATAGAATATTCAGAGGTATAAACAAATACCTGCTTTTTTATACAGGGCTGTTTATAGTTTTATTCTTCATAATCGTGGCAGTATTTGCACCATACATAAGCCCGTACGACCCCACTGCTGTTCACCTGAGCAATGTGCTCGCTCCCCCTTCTTCACAGCATTTTTTCGGAACGGATGAGCTCGGAAGAGATGTTTTCAGCAGAGTGGTTTACGGTGCAAGAATATCCATTTCAGTGGGTTTTGTGGCAGTGGGGATATCTGTTGTCATCGGCCTTATTTTCGGGCTGTTAGCCGGCTATTTCGGGAAGTTTGTTGATACAATAATTATGAGATTTGTGGATATTATGCTCTGTTTTCCGGCTTTCTTTCTTATTTTGGCTGTAATAACGTTCCTTGAACCGTCTGTTTACAATGTAATGATTGTGATAGGGCTCACAAGCTGGATGGGGGTTACCAGGCTTGTCAGAGCCGAAACAATGAGTATAAAAACAAGAGATTATGTCACAGCTGCGAGACTCCAGGACCTTACGTACACCAAAATTCTTATAAAATACATACTCCCCAATGTCGTAACACCCGTATTTGTGGCTGCAACACTGGGGGTTGCAGGAGCAATACTAACGGAATCAGCTTTAAGTTTTCTGGGGTTAGGTGTACAACCCCCCACTCCCTCATGGGGTAACATTCTGACTGCAGGAAAAGACAATATTACTTTTGCCTGGTGGCTGTCTGTTTTCCCCGGACTGGCAATTTTTGTAACAGTATTGGGGTATAACCTCCTTGGAGAAGGGTTGAGGGATATCCTGGATCCAAAAATAGCCAAGAAATAA